A stretch of Aythya fuligula isolate bAytFul2 chromosome 1, bAytFul2.pri, whole genome shotgun sequence DNA encodes these proteins:
- the LOC116490677 gene encoding protein ZNF365-like, producing the protein MQQDGAEQGGFPWPEPLPVAGPALPFRCPRRGERGRFDSLAALRAHQQHGHGHGERRAPAGGRLLLPLRDAAPGSPPGPCGRGSPSSRGAPLAAFCDASGEGRPEPEPEPEAAGLGPRLVGYLPAADPKALLEAHVRAKFSRMVEAVDKTMEKRLDRLTVELAQKTAELLEVRAAFVQLSQKKREVQRRERALSRQVDVAVEMIAALKQRLSESKEELHRKEEEVVTFKHFLEEAAEKELRGKARLQHFIENLLQRVDLVERQLEYYQNQQIACSLQQNLHAVVGNVFPKALSAMVKVTAPTTRMNLWSSVAASLHLR; encoded by the exons ATGCAGCAGGACGGCGCGGAGCAGGGCGGCTTCCCGTGGCCGGAGCCGCTGCCCGTGGCCGGCCCGGCGCTGCCGTTCCGCTGCCCGCGCCGCGGGGAGCGCGGCCGGTTCGACAGCCTGGCGGCCCTGCGGGCgcaccagcagcacggccacGGCCACGGCGAGCGGCGGGCGCCGGCCGGGGGCCGCCTGCTCCTCCCGCTGCGGGACGCGGCGCCGGGCTCGCCGCCGGGGCCCTGCGGCCGGGGCAGCCCCTCCAGCCGCGGGGCGCCCCTCGCCGCCTTCTGCGACGCCTCCGGAGAGGGGcggccggagccggagccggagccggaggCGGCCGGGCTGGGTCCCCGCCTCGTCGGCTACCTGCCCGCCGCCGACCCCAAAGCCTTGTTGGAGGCGCATGTCAGGGCGAAGTTCAGCAGGATGGTGGAGGCCGTGGACAAGACGATGGAGAAACGGCTCGACAGGCTGACCGTGGAGCTGGCCCAGAAGACGgcggagctgctggaggtgcgGGCGGCCTTCGTGCAGCTCTCGCAGAAGAAGCGGGAGGTGCAGCGGAGGGAGCGGGCGCTCAGCAGGCAGGTGGACGTGGCGGTGGAGATGATCGCGGCCTTGAAGCAGCGCCTCAGCGAGTCCAAGGAGGAGCTGcacaggaaagaggaagaagttgTTACTTTCAAACACTTCCTCGAAGAAGCGGCAGAAAAAGAATTGCGGGGAAAAGCCAGGCTCCAGCACTTCATTGAGAACCTGCTGCAGCGCGTGGACCTGGTGGAGAGGCAACTAGAGTATTACCAAAACCAGCAGATcgcctgcagcc tgcagcagaATTTACATGCAGTAGTGggcaatgtatttccaaaagctttgtctgcaatggTCAAGGTGACTGCTCCGACCACTCGGATgaatctttggagcagtgtggccGCCAGCCTGCACCTCCGGTGA
- the GSTK1 gene encoding glutathione S-transferase kappa 1, with translation MGRTLVELFYDVVSPYSWLGFEVLCRYQHIWNIDLRFRPAFLGGIMQATGNKPPAMLPKRAEYMLKDLERMGKYYQVPVSISASDFQRIFGKSSLGAMRFITAIDMTQPKYLESLSREFWMRFWSQHEDISQMESIVAVAGQAGLSSEFTQKLLDMISSPEVKNRLKETTEEAIKYGAFGMPAVVAHFNGKPHLFFGSDRLELLANVIGEKWLGPVPSVPSSKM, from the exons ATGGGACGGACGCTCGTGGAGCTGTTCTACGATGTGGTGTCCCCGTACTCCTGGCTGGGGTTTGAG GTACTCTGCCGGTACCAGCACATCTGGAACATTGATTTGCGCTTTCGTCCGGCCTTCCTTGGTGGCATAATGCAAGCAACTG GTAACAAGCCCCCAGCAATGTTGCCAAAGCGTGCAGAATACATGCTGAAGGATTTAGAAAGGATGGGAAAATATTACCAGGTGCCTGTATCAATTTCAGCAAGTGACTTCCAACGTATCTTTGGTAAAA GTAGTCTTGGAGCCATGCGTTTTATCACAGCCATTGATATGACACAACCAAAATACCTAGAATCCTTATCTAGAGAGTTCTGGATGCGTTTTTGGTCACAG CATGAAGATATCAGTCAGATGGAGAGTATAGTGGCT GTTGCAGGACAGGCTGGGCTATCATCGGAGTTCACCCAGAAGCTACTTGACATGATTTCATCCCCTGAAGTGAAGAATCGTCTGAAGGAGACAACAGAGGAAGCAATAAAATATGGG GCATTTGGGATGCCTGCTGTTGTGGCACATTTTAATGGGAAACCTCATCTCTTTTTTGGCTCTGATCGTTTAGAGCTGCTAGCCAACGTTATCG GTGAAAAATGGCTGGGGCCAGTTCCTTCAGTTCCAAGCTCCAAGATGTGA